One window of the Rhipicephalus sanguineus isolate Rsan-2018 chromosome 2, BIME_Rsan_1.4, whole genome shotgun sequence genome contains the following:
- the LOC119382639 gene encoding ketimine reductase mu-crystallin, whose amino-acid sequence MFPCAYFAASQIKRCLEKSIPELVRLLEDGFRSLALGPDGGIVQPQRHIVPAKGHNGELLSMPAYIASGQSLATKVITNYPNNRWPIPSVQGVVLLFHADTGALKCIMDAEEITAYRTAAASAVATKYLASESPKILAVLGAGTQAKSHILVMTTMFRFEQVRIWNHRESSAMSLVQELAALGISVRYEASAEGAVRDSDVVVTATSSPKPVLEAGWLKKGAHVNAVGAPHPDRQELTVELMRQAVVYVDSTEGARTESGDVIISGAPIYAEIGEVVLGTKENRRSDTTVFKSLGMAMEDVLAADLVYRHLADDKS is encoded by the exons ATGTTTCCCTGCGCCTACTTCGCAGCAAGCCAGATTAAGCGATGCCTGGAAAAGAGCATTCCAGAGCTGGTGCGACTCCTGGAAGATGGGTTCCGTAGCCTCGCCTTGGGTCCCGATGGTGGCATCGTCCAGCCTCAGAGACACATCGTGCCTGCCAAGGGTCACAATGG GGAGCTGCTGTCGATGCCGGCTTACATCGCTTCCGGCCAGTCACTGGCCACCAAGGTGATCACCAACTACCCGAACAACAGGTGGCCCATACCGAGCGTCCAAGGCGTCGTGCTCCTCTTCCATGCCGACACAGGAGCCCTCAAGTGC ATAATGGACGCCGAAGAGATCACCGCCTACCGCACTGCTGCTGCGTCGGCCGTAGCCACCAAG TACCTCGCCAGCGAGAGCCCGAAGATCCTCGCAGTTCTGGGCGCAGGGACGCAAGCGAAGAGTCACATCCTCGTCATGACTACAATGTTTAGGTTTGAACAG GTGCGGATATGGAACCACCGCGAGTCGTCGGCCATGTCCCTCGTGCAAGAACTCGCCGCCCTGGGCATTTCGGTCCGCTACGAGGCTTCAGCCGAGGGAGCAGTGCGCGACTCTGACGTAGTGGTCACCGCCACCTCGTCTCCCAAGCCTGTCTTGGAGGCCGGCTGGCTCAAGAAGGGTGCCCACGTCAACG CGGTGGGCGCTCCGCATCCCGACAGGCAAGAGCTGACTGTGGAGCTGATGCGCCAGGCTGTAGTCTACGTGGACAGCACCGAAGGGGCACGCACAGAATCCGGTGACGTCATTATTTCCGGG GCTCCTATATACGCGGAGATTGGAGAGGTTGTGCTGGGGACGAAGGAGAACCGCCGATCCGACACGACAGTCTTCAAATCGCTGG GCATGGCAATGGAAGATGTTCTGGCAGCCGACCTTGTCTACCGTCACTTAGCGGACGATAAAAGCTGA
- the LOC119382638 gene encoding uncharacterized protein LOC119382638 isoform X1, which produces MAKAAKGILSAAEVLRKHPVEVQKALIETCFQFDSAHTVEEKARSCSLSPEDLEAAYEASRCLVSALRFLKEAPATSLLEDLHLDAEVMTLLKAVASSNVGKPAGPLGKLVNVEWKIGVAAMSDLCKNLNSPFVMLELTVEDSASNRSRHTIELTVPEFQKFASTMQELHGVMTTV; this is translated from the exons ATGGCCAAAGCTGCGAAAG GCATATTGTCCGCCGCCGAAGTGTTAAGAAAACACCCAGTTGAAGTACAGAAAGCGCTG ATCGAGACGTGTTTTCAGTTCGATTCTGCGCATACTGTTGAggag AAAGCAAGGTCTTGCTCCTTATCTCCCGAGGACCTAGAGGCTGCGTATGAAGCTTCCAGGTGTTTGGTTTC GGCATTGCGGTTTCTAAAAGAGGCACCTGCGACGTCCCTGCTTGAAGACCTGCACTTGGACGCCGAAGTTATGACGTTGTTGAAGGCGGTGGCATCATCGAAC GTAGGGAAGCCAGCTGGACCGTTGGGAAAG CTGGTGAACGTTGAATGGAAGATAGGTGTTGCGGCCATGTCTGATCTCTGCAAGAACCTCAACTCTCCTTTTGTCATGCTCGAACTAACTGTGGAAGATTCTGCCAGCAACCGATCTCGCCACACTATTGAACTTACAGTCCCGGAATTCCAG AAATTTGCATCAACAATGCAAGAGCTTCATGGCGTTATGACAACTGTGTAA
- the LOC125757124 gene encoding uncharacterized protein LOC125757124 produces the protein MGRPRIVRTPEEQREYEARRREQSRIAQQRRRACAEVRAQEAERKRLARQDPAVRAQEAERMRQARQDPRIRSREAERKRQARQDPALRAQEAERKRQARQDPAVRALEAELKRQARQDPAFRAQENERKRQARQDPAVRALEAELKRQARQDPVFRAQEAERKRQARQDPAIRALEAELKRRARQDPAFRVLEAARKRQRRQDDAVRVGESAYKRRKRYEQKLANEENDPYDSTDDEFETQFADQKHGFTCDACDRWIEEDLTVVANVKSEPVEENVSIPQSAFPRTGVQNFKVCDSCKSSLDSTVRSILKSSA, from the coding sequence ATGGGTAGGCCGCGGATAGTTAGGACTCCGGAAGAGCAACGTGAGTATGAAGCGCGACGACGGGAACAAAGCCGCATCGCTCAACAACGCCGTCGTGCCTGCGCTGAAGTTCGTGCCCAAGAAGCCGAGCGCAAGCGTCTAGCCAGGCAGGACCCAGCTGTTCGCGCCCAAGAAGCCGAGCGCATGCGCCAAGCTAGACAAGACCCTAGAATTCGTTCCCGAGAAGCTGAGCGCAAGCGTCAGGCTAGGCAAGACCCAGCACTTCGTGCCCAAGAAGCCGAGCGCAAGCGTCAGGCCAGGCAGGACCCAGCTGTTCGCGCCCTAGAAGCCGAGCTCAAGCGTCAGGCTAGGCAAGACCCAGCATTTCGTGCCCAAGAAAACGAGCGCAAGCGTCAGGCCAGGCAGGACCCAGCTGTTCGCGCTCTTGAAGCCGAGCTCAAGCGTCAGGCCAGACAAGACCCAGTATTTCGTGCCCAAGAAGCCGAGCGCAAACGTCAGGCCAGGCAAGACCCAGCAATTCGGGCTCTAGAAGCCGAGCTCAAGCGTCGAGCCAGGCAAGACCCAGCATTTCGTGTCCTAGAAGCCGCGCGCAAGCGCCAACGACGTCAAGACGATGCAGTGCGTGTAGGGGAAAGCGCATACAAACGACGCAAACGCTATGAACAGAAGTTGGCTAACGAAGAAAATGATCCTTATGACAGTACAGATGACGAATTTGAGACACAGTTTGCGGATCAGAAGCATGGATTCACTTGCGATGCTTGCGATCGATGGATTGAAGAGGACTTGACGGTCGTTGCAAATGTGAAAAGTGAACCAGTGGAAGAAAACGTGTCGATTCCGCAAAGTGCATTTCCACGCACCGGTGTTCAAAACTTTAAAGTGTGTGATTCGTGTAAAAGCTCATTGGACAGTACAGTAAGGAGCATCCTCAAAAGTTCTGCCTAG
- the LOC119382638 gene encoding uncharacterized protein LOC119382638 isoform X2, which produces MTLKLIEASNYTFLHVRYVVSPGRGQCQIIKARSCSLSPEDLEAAYEASRCLVSALRFLKEAPATSLLEDLHLDAEVMTLLKAVASSNVGKPAGPLGKLVNVEWKIGVAAMSDLCKNLNSPFVMLELTVEDSASNRSRHTIELTVPEFQKFASTMQELHGVMTTV; this is translated from the exons ATGACACTCAAGTTAATCGAAGCTAGTAATTATACTTTCTTACACGTTCGGTATGTCGTTTCGCCAGGACGAGGACAATGCCAAATCATC AAAGCAAGGTCTTGCTCCTTATCTCCCGAGGACCTAGAGGCTGCGTATGAAGCTTCCAGGTGTTTGGTTTC GGCATTGCGGTTTCTAAAAGAGGCACCTGCGACGTCCCTGCTTGAAGACCTGCACTTGGACGCCGAAGTTATGACGTTGTTGAAGGCGGTGGCATCATCGAAC GTAGGGAAGCCAGCTGGACCGTTGGGAAAG CTGGTGAACGTTGAATGGAAGATAGGTGTTGCGGCCATGTCTGATCTCTGCAAGAACCTCAACTCTCCTTTTGTCATGCTCGAACTAACTGTGGAAGATTCTGCCAGCAACCGATCTCGCCACACTATTGAACTTACAGTCCCGGAATTCCAG AAATTTGCATCAACAATGCAAGAGCTTCATGGCGTTATGACAACTGTGTAA